AATATGCTGGAGATGTGTGTGACAGAGGAGACAGCTCATTGTCCCCGTGGTCCTGGCTTTGCTGTGTCACACTTGGTTGTTTCCCTCCACAAGCACTGGCTCATGGGAGGGAGTCAGCTGCTTTTTTGAGCAAGAAGTCCTTCAGGCACGTCCTGGCATCCACAGGGCTTTGCCACTTGATGGCTGTGTGAAAGCTGCATTGTTTTTCAGATGCCACAGCACCTTTAGTGGAGGAAGGAGACCACGAGGATCAGGGTGGTGTCGAACAACACGGGGAGATCCCAGAAGGAACCACAGGTGAGGGAGACTAAGGTGCAGTTTCATCTCTTGATGCAgacagggcagggagctggactGGCTAGTGCTTAAAAAGAACACTGCCAAGCCTCTCACAGGCATGCTTTGCTCCTGATgcctgcttctttcttctccatggCCTGCAGAAATAATTCCTAGCTTACAATTGTCCTCTTGCcttctccatccttggagaaactcgcagccttttcttctcttttcctcagctCCACATCTAACAATCTTTCTATCTGGTGTCCCTGTGGTGGCTTCACCTCCTGTCTCCTGCAGATTCCGGTCATCTCTGtccctctgccagcagccccaTGTTGCTGGTGAGGTGAGGTGGTCACCAGAGGACCTTGCTGCTTGTCTCACTGGTGCTCTGACTCAAGCCCAGCCCCTGCAGTTGTCTCCAAAGTGGCAGGTGAAACCAGGCCACTGCAGCAGTGCTTTGGCTGCTGGTGGGTTTTAAGGATAATGCAGAGGAAGTGAAGTGGCTAATTTAGCCCGAGTGTTCTGTGGGGAATCACTGCATCTGGGCCTGGTTTTCCAGCCAGGGATGGTGTTCTTTCAGAggtagagagtgagaagggagtgagctgcagcagtgcaggagagcAGAAGCTCCTGGGAGAGTCAGGTCTGTATCTGAAAAGTGAGTATGTGTCCCCTGTGTGGTAACCACTAGCTTTTCAAAGAtgcatcaggcaggacctgaggagggtaatgggtggaaatggGCTCTTGCCAATGTCCAAACACTGAAGCAAGCCCAGGCTCCCTCAGGCAGTCAGACTGTGTATCCCGTGTCCAgttcccaggctgctggtggagcCCTGGGCTGAAATGCAGTTTCTCCCCTGCTAGCAAGGATGAGCAGTCTCTGGTTCTGGATCAGACTGTACCAGGGAGCTAGGAAGAAGCAATGTGTCATGAACTctggaaaaaatggagaaaacagagaaggtCCTAGTTTGCCTATAGAACTGTGATATACAAGGATAGTTGATTAAGCCAGTTAAAAGTACTCATGTAATAAATTGGAAAAGAGACAAACTGTAAATGTTGTGAAGAAACTTGTGCTTCTCCAAGGAACCAATATTCCTGAAGTGTCAGATTTGTATCAGACACacttggatttgctgctgtCAAGTAGCCCTGGCAGAGGTCATCACAGGAAGCAAGGTAGTAGACACTTTCCTGGTGTCTTAACTCAGGTAAGAGTCAGGCATTCACATGCTGCTAGGTGGGAGTAGAAGAGGGGATATAAATGCACAAGCTTCCTTGCTCCTTAATAGCCTGTTTTCTGCACCTCTGCCTGAAGGAGCTTGTACTAACCTGCCACCCAGGATGTGTGAGTTGGTGAATCACTCCAGCACAAGCTCAATAAATCTCACTAAGATCCATCCATGGGTTGATTTCCTTTCTGATACTGCCTTGCTCATCATACAGCACTGATGGGCAGCATCAGCAGGGAGGTTGATTAATTCTCCAGACACACACTTAAACTTAATTGTTGTTTTGATCATGTTTTTCCcattctttccctcctctggGACCAGCTGAAGAGGCAGGCATAGGAGCCACCCCCAACCTGGAGGACCATGCTGCAGGAGATGCTCAAGGTTAGTGAATCATCTCTCACTGCTGCCCACACATGTGGCTGGTTTGCTGGTGGCTTGAGAATCTTCTTCTGGAGTGCAGATGCTCTGCACTGTATGAGCAGTTGTACAGTTCTCCCTGTTCCTGACAGGGGAGGGTCATACATGCTTTGAATGTTCCAACATACTCATTTCAGGGAACTGCAGCTTTCCATGCACCAAATTTCTCTTGGTTGGCTGAAGCCCTGGTGCTTGTTTGTCCACTTGCAAACCAGGGTGTCCTCCAGGCTGGAAAAGGAGTCACAGAGCCAGCAGACAGCCAGGAGGAACTGCTCAGCATTGAACAGTCAGTTTTGGACCCTGCATGTCACACATGGGAGAAGTGAATTGTTTCTCCAATTACTGTGTATCTTTCTAGCTTGAAATGTCTCAAACCTACTCACTGGTGATCTGACTTTAACAGGAagggtggtgtttttttctcaccCCAGTCCTAGGGAATGTGACTGGCAAAGCCAGCTACAGTGGGCAGTGAGCATTTTTTGATTGTGTGTCAGCTCAGAGGAGTCAAGAAATGATCCAGGAACATCCTGGCTATCTGGAAAGCTTCTCCTGACCCTGCTCAGTTCAGACTTGACTGAAAACTTCAGGGTGGGATTTTCCCAAAGCACCCAGTGCTTTGACTTAGGTGTTCAAACTCACTTTGATATTGCTCTCTAATTCGGTGTGCTGGTTAAAATCTTAGTTAAACCCCATTTGTAAGGTAGTTTTCTGTGCAGTAGATGTAACAAATTCCTCCAGCTGCTTGGGCAGCATCTTTCCTCCTCACGGCTGTATTAGTGCATTTCCAGACATCCATGTCTTTGCCTTCTCAGCTCAGGGCAGAATTCAGGTTGTCTTTGCCTTCCATACACAGATGTGCACAGTTATGTGCAGTCTGCTCTCTactgacaaaacaaaacctctgcTTGCCTGTCCAGTGGTTCTTGGACTAGCAACTCTTCTGGATTTAAAATAGTGGcacaactacaaaaaaaaaaatcaagactgCTAGCAGGAGAGGGGTGAAGTTCTCTCTTCTGTCTGCCGTGCTCAGTCTGGTTCTGTTTCTCATCAGATTTTTAGCAAGACCTCTCTGTACTGTCCTGGGATCTTTCACTTGTCAGATATGGGGACACAGCTAGCTGGAGCTCTGATAGAACCTACCTAGGATGTTTCTAGGTTCTTATGTAAATTGTTACTTCTCTGAAAGTGGATTGAGTTGTAATAATGCTCTGCTTCCTTTTAATGGTTCTCTGtgattcagaagaaaatgtgattgTCAATCCACACACAGAGCCTTGGATATCTTTTCACTTCCATGTTGTTATTTTCCATAAGAAATTATCCATGACAGTCTGCTGGCTACTGCATGACCCCCCTCCAAGTCCTTGTGGTTATAAAAGGTGCTTCTTGAGGCCACATTTCAGATACTGCCTGTCAATAGGTGCCAATTTGGGATTTCTCTTAAACCACCATTTCTGAGGTCTTTATGTGGTACTTTCACTTAGCCATTATGGTTAAAATGGGGAGAACATTGATCAAATGTCAGTTCTTTTTCTGATCTTGTTTGTTGATCTAACAAAGCCACAAATGAAATCTCAGTACTGAAGTTCTCTCATCTAGCTCCATAGCTCACCTGATCAGTGCTCAAAAAGACCAAACAATATTTGAAGCTGGACAAGTTAATAGTATAAGATGCACATTCTTACTAGGGCAGTTGACTTTAAAGCAATTTAAGTGTGTTCAGGATGAATTCTCCATTGCTCAGTGCATCTTTACTTCACTTGAATGAATTTCTAACAAAAAAGCTCCAGCTCAACCAGAATATATGGCTTAATGCAGCAATTGTTGGGTGAAATTGTAAAGGTCTGTGTCATGCATGAGATCAGCAGTAGAACATAATTCTCTCTTTTACGGTCCCCCCAAAATAAgatctgtgtttctgtgacctTAAGTTTTGGCTCTTAAATGTCACactttcctctctgcccaaATGGTGGAGCCCTAATGAGTCTGAGTGGTTGCACAGTCCGAAGGCTGTGTGGCTTAATTGCAGTCCTTTCCACTGAGGCCATCAGCTCCACTGACAgttgaaatacaggaaaaagagagaagacatAGAAGTGCTCTTCCCCAAGCTCATCAGGAATAAGAATGTTCTGGAGAAGAAGGCAGAGATGGTTTGAGCTGTGGGAGGATATAACTGGTGCCATGGTCTGCATGGACATCTCCTGCAAAGGAGGAGAGGACTTGAAGGAGTCTGTAAGCCTGGGAAAGAGGGGAGGGTGTGGAACCTGTTTTGTTCTGGCCCTTGAGGCAAGAAGAGGTGGTCACTGCCTAGCAAACTGGTGGTCCAGTGGTGGTGTTAGATCAGAAAATGGTTGTATTCTTGGCTTCTGAAAACCCCTAGAGCTAAACTAGCTCTGAGACCAGGTCCAGCAAGGAATCTGGTCTCCCACCTGCTGTGGCTGTCATTGTTCCTGATTCCCATGGGGATCAGAGCTTCTTTCAAGGCCAAAACCCCTCTAGAAGTGAGTTGTCTCTTCAGTGGGACAATGTGGgacttgcttttttcctctagaTTGAGAGCAGAAATCTTTAGTCTCTCTTCAGCATTACATGTCTGACTACTCTTTGCCATGTCTGTGCTAATTCTTTGCCCATGCTTCATATCCTGCATCTTCAACTCCAGGGGAGCCAAGCTCTCCACAGCTACAGCCTGGCCCTCAGGAACGTGTGGGAGATGCAGTAAAAAGAGAAAGCCAACCCACAAAGCAGGTAGCTGGGGTTCTTCAGCAGCCTCTTCTGTCACACGAAATGAAGGCTACAAGAGCAGCTCCCACCAAAATCGAGGTCACCATTCCAATACCTCTGGATATGTACCAAAACTCCAGAGCTTCTGAAGACATCAGTGAGTTATGGGATCATCGAGGCAGAGAAGGCATTGGTGTGGATCCAGCACTGGGAACAGAGCTAGGTCGTGGTGTGCACCCTGAGGGGTTGGCAGGAGCAGGTGGCACAGATGACTCTCCTTTATGTACCAGAGCTCCTTTAAAAGAAGATGCTGGTGGATGGGAAAGAGATGAGGACCGTGATATTGATGAAACTTCTGAGCAGCATGTGCTTTCCTTGGTGGGACAGCATGTTTCACCAGGGCCTGAAATGGGCTTGTGTCCAGCAACAGCCAAGGAAGCTCTTGAAGAACAtgccatggaaaaaaacaagaccaAAGATGTCCTCAGAGACATACCAGGAGAGGCACTTCTTGTTGAAACTGAGTCACATGAAGCTGGAGAGGATCAGCGGGAGAGGAAACAGCCACTGGGGGGGAAAGAAGACACAGAGGTCACCCCTTCTGAAGTCATTCCcaagaaagaagcagagctCAGGGAGGGAGAAGATTCTAGACCCTTGCTAGAAGCAGCCAAACTCCCTGTTGAGTTAAAAGATGAGGTGGAAGACAAGGATGTTCCTTTGGAAGAGGCTGTGACAGATACAGGAGAGTGCCGGACGCCCAAGAGGAAACCCCGTGTCCCCAAGGCAGATCAGGCCATCAGTCACGTCCCGCTCCTGAAAGGTGTGTGCAACATTTGCTGCCCTGAGCTCACCTGGCTGGTGGTTTGCTCTCGACAAGGCTGCCTGAACCAGTACTTCAGCTTGCTGCCACCTCTCCAATCCTGCTGCTTGGGACATGGCCTGGACCTTTGCTGCAAACTGATCAACAAGGCGCCgctgcttctccctccccctccttcccttttcagTTTAATCCTGGGTGTCCTGGTGTACTTGCCAGTCCCTTATGCTTCGGTTTTGCGTCCCTTGCATGGTGCTGGCGTGTCCCTGATCATGCTTTGTTGAcctgtttttggtttggtttccttGGATCTGTGGGGTGGGCACTTTAACTCACACCTGGCACCTTCCCAGAGGAGATGAAGACCCGTGGACATTGTTCTGGCATGTTGGAGCAGGGCTAACCCAGCGTGCTGCAGCTTTGGTCCAGCAGGACACGTGCCATCTGGTTTGCATGTGTCTGATCCAGTAACTCTTTGCCTTTCctgaagaggagggaggaggaaaaaggcaaGTGAGATGGCAGATTTAACCATGGAAAAGGCTCCACATTAGTCCTGTTTCTTGTACTTTTCCCTTCAATATCTACTACTGACTGCTGCTGAAGGCCAGGTCGGAACCTTTGGCCACTACAGGCCATGTCTGATGCTCTTACAAAGCATCCTTCTCTGATCCCAGTCCTAGATGGCCTGTCCCTGGGTGGGCCAATGTGATGGCTGATGTGGGGGGTTCTGTGGGAGCTGCCTGTGTGGGGTCTGGCCCTTGGGTGCATCCAGCAgtgtgtggggctgggctgggagggcagtCAGCCCCCAAACCTGCTGCAATCTCAGTCTTAGTTGTCTAGGAGGAAGGTCTGAGTTCACCCCTCAAAGCACAAGTATCCCTGCCAGCAAAGCAGCTCTTAGATGTTTTCTCTCTCCAAGAGCTCTTTTCCACCTTTACCGGGACTCGGAGGGATGTCACTGGGAGCCCTGCACAGTGGCCAGATGCAGGTTTTGCAGTGAGTTGTGTTAATAACCTGGGGCAGCAAGACATGCCTCAAAACCCAATGATGTCTCACCAGGTTGCACCTCAGCCCTGGCTGTCCAGGGCCTGGCCTGGGCTCTGCTTTTCATCCCAAAACCTGGCTTGGCTGCTTCCATTGCCTTGGAAATCCCACCTCTCTGGTTTGTAGCAGAGAGAAGTGTGCTCTTTGCTGCGTGGGGTTCATCAGGAAATGGTTGATGTAGCTTTTTCCATTGGAGCTAAGGCTCATTCTGTATTTCTCGTTGTCCATGACCTCATTAACCAGCAGGAAGCTTCACACACGTGCTGCAGGGCATCACAGCCTGGCTTGCTATCCCTGGCATCAGAGCCTGGAAGCCATGGCAGGTTGGGGATGCATTGCCCAGAGTCAACCAGTTTCTGATTAAATAGGAggaatttcttttaattaattaatggcCTTTTCCTGACTTTGTGGCTGTTCAGCTCCAGCCTTGCTCCAGTCTGTAGTTGAAGCGAATTTGGGAAAGACAGTGCATGCAGCAGTTCTGGGGGTTGGCTGCAAGGATGGGTCAGGGTCATCCATGGGGGATTAACAACATTATTCATGTCACTGGGAAAGGGTTGACCCCTCAGGGCAAGTTTCCAAAACACTGGGGAGAAAAtcagcagcttttcctcccAGATTAGGGAGGAATTAGCTGAAGACTGGGAAAAGGGGTTTTGTTGTGAGTGCCTTAGTACAAACATTACATCCTCCCTGTTTCTAATCTCCTAATTAGCAATCCTGCAGTCTGTTTCGCTTGTAGACTAATGCGACAACACACTGAAATATCGTCAGTCACTCTGTGCTTGATAGAGATCAAGTAGGACAGGAGCTAAAACCTTAAGACCCTGCAGGGTCTGACCCAGATCAGAGGCTCTGGGAAGGCAGAAAGCAGCGTGTCAGGAGAGATGGGGAGTAACAAGAGCCAGGTGTTTGCTGTGCAAATTTAACACACTGCACAACTTTAAATGAGATCATGGACAACCTCGTGCTGGCACGACTGGGGCATCCTTCAGTTTTAGTCTTTTTTGAATGTATTTCTTGGCATTGGGGTGTTTTGGAGAGGGAGATTGATGTTTAGGGTGGAAGGGAAGTGTTCCATCCTAAGTTGACCAGATGCTGCTGGAACTGAGTGGAGATGTGGACAGAATGGTCTCATACAGACCTTGTTCCACGTGTCTGGTGCTCCAGTGGTGACTAATGCTGCTGGTGCACAGGATAACCTAGTAACTCAGCATGTGTTTACAAGGTGGAAGTATTTCTGCAAGGAATGAGTGACTTTGTAGTGTTTCTAGGAGtagtatttaatttaaaggaGAGCAGGAACATGGAACACGCACTCAGCATGCATGCTGCTGTAGCACAGGCATCATCAACTCCCTAGAGTGTAATGACCAGTCCCAGAAAGTGTTAactgtgtgtttttctgtttgtcaggTCGTATTGACAGCAAAGACAAGGAAGGGACTgaagctgaggaaaagaaaccaaaggtaagctaaaaatgctaaaaaacaaaaccagaggtAATACTAGCCCACTGAGTGCTGTGCATGTTCCTGActccctctcctgctctcctggaCTGCAGTTGTGCCTCTTAGGAAACCTTGCcattattttccattcttcCATCTGTCTTTCAagagtgtttttatttttcattccttcacCCTGATTTGGATGGTGCAATCCATGGTGGTCTTTGAGGGCAAAGGATTGAACCAAATCTAAACGAGACATGTAGCACAGGGTGTTGGGTGGGTGCTTAAAGAAATCATTTCCTCAGCCTCTGAGCAGAAAGCAACCAGTTGGCTTTACTGGGGCAAACTGGTGTGAAAGCAGACTCCAAACTGGGCTGGGCTGCACTGGGGAGAAGCACCATAAGATTGAAAAAGGCAAGATGTgattaaaaaattgaatttaaataaTCTAGGCCTTGCAGATGCTTGTTCTGAGTGAGGAACAGTTTAATAGTGGGTAAATTCCAGAAGTTCACAAGTATCTGTCACACTTATTTGGAGGAGGTTTAGTTGAGCTGGTCATTAGCCTGGCTAGTGCCTGGAGGAGATAATGGACAAGCTGATGGACAGTTTAGTGGCTAAAGCATTAAAGATGAAGAATGTTGATGGTGCTGTACCTGCCAGTGGAGCACACACAGGCTttggaagcaaacagagcagtTCAGGTGGGAAAATGTGCTACTGGTGTGGAGGGTGATGGCAAGGACAGGGTGTCACAGGTGACACTTTCCCCAGGAAGGGGCTTGGGTGGGAGGGACAGAGCTGAGGTGCAGCCATGAGACCCCAacagtgctgcagggagagggcaATACCAAACACCTGTCCCACACCCACTCCTGTATTGCACCTTCTAATCCTATTTATTGCTGGTGATCCCCTTTTGTTTCCCTCCcgaactgatttttattttgttcccattttattttgtttccatgttTAAGAAATCCTCACCTTCCACTGCCAAACCCCCAGGCGATAGACCCTCCATCCCCCCCCAACGACACACCTCCTCTAGCACAGCCCCTTCGAAAacaccctccagccctgcctccacCTCTAAACGAGTCTCTTCTGTCACATCCCGACCTGCCAGTACAGGaacacaagaaacaaaagcCAAGGTAAGGAGATGGGATGTGAGAGAGGCAAAGCTGCCTTGGGCAATACCTTAAGGCATTCCTGACACTGCTTGGCTGGGCAGTCTCTCCTTGTCCCGTTCAGTGGAGAGGGTGGGTTTTGCTTCTTCCAGTGGCCATGGCCAGGCTTGGCTCCAATTTTGGTGTTTGAAGCAACTGAGTCCTTCTCACCAGCAGGTA
This genomic stretch from Apus apus isolate bApuApu2 chromosome 25, bApuApu2.pri.cur, whole genome shotgun sequence harbors:
- the MAPT gene encoding microtubule-associated protein tau isoform X11 gives rise to the protein MMEDHAASQEKHIPSGYPLQIPVDDGSDEPVSETSDAKSTPTTEDATAPLVEEGDHEDQGGVEQHGEIPEGTTAEEAGIGATPNLEDHAAGDAQGEPSSPQLQPGPQERVGDAVKRESQPTKQVAGVLQQPLLSHEMKATRAAPTKIEVTIPIPLDMYQNSRASEDISELWDHRGREGIGVDPALGTELGRGVHPEGLAGAGGTDDSPLCTRAPLKEDAGGWERDEDRDIDETSEQHVLSLVGQHVSPGPEMGLCPATAKEALEEHAMEKNKTKDVLRDIPGEALLVETESHEAGEDQRERKQPLGGKEDTEVTPSEVIPKKEAELREGEDSRPLLEAAKLPVELKDEVEDKDVPLEEAVTDTGECRTPKRKPRVPKADQAISHVPLLKGRIDSKDKEGTEAEEKKPKKSSPSTAKPPGDRPSIPPQRHTSSSTAPSKTPSSPASTSKRVSSVTSRPASTGTQETKAKGPEMRVGTKTATPRSAAGQAQRNSSNATRIPAKTPTAPKTPPSSGRKEQKKPPPAAAKSEKGEQPKSGDRSGYSSPGSPGTPGSRSRTPSLPTPPAREPKKVAVVRTPPKSPASAKTRVQPSAAPMPDLKNVKSKIGSTENLKHQPGGGKVQIVYKPVDLSHVTSKCGSLGNIHHKPGGGQVEVKSEKLDFKDKVQSKIGSLDNISHVPGGGNKKIETHKLTFRENAKAKTDHGAEIVYKSPTISGDASPRRLSNVSSTGSINMVDSPQLATLADEVSASLAKQGL
- the MAPT gene encoding microtubule-associated protein tau isoform X5, producing MMEDHAASQEKHIPSGYPLQIPVDDGSDEPVSETSDAKSTPTTEDATAPLVEEGDHEDQGGVEQHGEIPEGTTAEEAGIGATPNLEDHAAGDAQGEPSSPQLQPGPQERVGDAVKRESQPTKQVAGVLQQPLLSHEMKATRAAPTKIEVTIPIPLDMYQNSRASEDISELWDHRGREGIGVDPALGTELGRGVHPEGLAGAGGTDDSPLCTRAPLKEDAGGWERDEDRDIDETSEQHVLSLVGQHVSPGPEMGLCPATAKEALEEHAMEKNKTKDVLRDIPGEALLVETESHEAGEDQRERKQPLGGKEDTEVTPSEVIPKKEAELREGEDSRPLLEAAKLPVELKDEVEDKDVPLEEAVTDTGECRTPKRKPRVPKADQAISHVPLLKGRIDSKDKEGTEAEEKKPKKSSPSTAKPPGDRPSIPPQRHTSSSTAPSKTPSSPASTSKRVSSVTSRPASTGTQETKAKGPEMRVGTKTATPRSAAGQAQRNSSNATRIPAKTPTAPKTPPSSGRKEQKKPPPAAAKSEKGEQPKSGDRSGYSSPGSPGTPGSRSRTPSLPTPPAREPKKVAVVRTPPKSPASAKTRVQPSAAPMPDLKNVKSKIGSTENLKHQPGGGKVQIINKKLDFSSVQSRCGSKDNIKHIPGGGSVQIVYKPVDLSHVTSKCGSLGNIHHKPGGGQVEVKSEKLDFKDKVQSKIGSLDNISHVPGGGNKKIETHKLTFRENAKAKTDHGAEIVYKSPTISGDASPRRLSNVSSTGSINMVDSPQLATLADEVSASLAKQGL
- the MAPT gene encoding microtubule-associated protein tau isoform X1; the protein is MMEDHAASQEKHIPSGYPLQIPVDDGSDEPVSETSDAKSTPTTEDATAPLVEEGDHEDQGGVEQHGEIPEGTTAEEAGIGATPNLEDHAAGDAQGEPSSPQLQPGPQERVGDAVKRESQPTKQVAGVLQQPLLSHEMKATRAAPTKIEVTIPIPLDMYQNSRASEDISELWDHRGREGIGVDPALGTELGRGVHPEGLAGAGGTDDSPLCTRAPLKEDAGGWERDEDRDIDETSEQHVLSLVGQHVSPGPEMGLCPATAKEALEEHAMEKNKTKDVLRDIPGEALLVETESHEAGEDQRERKQPLGGKEDTEVTPSEVIPKKEAELREGEDSRPLLEAAKLPVELKDEVEDKDVPLEEAVTDTGECRTPKRKPRVPKADQAISHVPLLKGRIDSKDKEGTEAEEKKPKKSSPSTAKPPGDRPSIPPQRHTSSSTAPSKTPSSPASTSKRVSSVTSRPASTGTQETKAKGPEMRVGTKTATPRSAAGQAQRNSSNATRIPAKTPTAPKTPPSSGRKEQKKPPPAAAKSEKGEQPKSGDRSGYSSPGSPGTPGSRSRTPSLPTPPAREPKKVAVVRTPPKSPASAKTRVQPSAAPMPDLKNVKSKIGSTENLKHQPGGGKVQIINKKLDFSSVQSRCGSKDNIKHIPGGGSVQIINKKLDFSSVQSRCGSKDNIKHIPGGGSVQIVYKPVDLSHVTSKCGSLGNIHHKPGGGQVEVKSEKLDFKDKVQSKIGSLDNISHVPGGGNKKIETHKLTFRENAKAKTDHGAEIVYKSPTISGDASPRRLSNVSSTGSINMVDSPQLATLADEVSASLAKQGL
- the MAPT gene encoding microtubule-associated protein tau isoform X12, which produces MMEDHAASQEKHIPSGYPLQIPVDDGSDEPVSETSDAKSTPTTEDATAPLVEEGDHEDQGGVEQHGEIPEGTTAEEAGIGATPNLEDHAAGDAQGEPSSPQLQPGPQERVGDAVKRESQPTKQVAGVLQQPLLSHEMKATRAAPTKIEVTIPIPLDMYQNSRASEDISELWDHRGREGIGVDPALGTELGRGVHPEGLAGAGGTDDSPLCTRAPLKEDAGGWERDEDRDIDETSEQHVLSLVGQHVSPGPEMGLCPATAKEALEEHAMEKNKTKDVLRDIPGEALLVETESHEAGEDQRERKQPLGGKEDTEVTPSEVIPKKEAELREGEDSRPLLEAAKLPVELKDEVEDKDVPLEEAVTDTGECRTPKRKPRVPKADQAISHVPLLKGRIDSKDKEGTEAEEKKPKKSSPSTAKPPGDRPSIPPQRHTSSSTAPSKTPSSPASTSKRVSSVTSRPASTGTQETKAKGPEMRVGTKTATPRSAAGQAQRNSSNATRIPAKTPTAPKTPPSSGRKEQKKPPPAAAKSEKAREPKKVAVVRTPPKSPASAKTRVQPSAAPMPDLKNVKSKIGSTENLKHQPGGGKVQIVYKPVDLSHVTSKCGSLGNIHHKPGGGQVEVKSEKLDFKDKVQSKIGSLDNISHVPGGGNKKIETHKLTFRENAKAKTDHGAEIVYKSPTISGDASPRRLSNVSSTGSINMVDSPQLATLADEVSASLAKQGL
- the MAPT gene encoding microtubule-associated protein tau isoform X7, translating into MMEDHAASQEKHIPSGYPLQIPVDDGSDEPVSETSDAKSTPTTEDATAPLVEEGDHEDQGGVEQHGEIPEGTTAEEAGIGATPNLEDHAAGDAQGEPSSPQLQPGPQERVGDAVKRESQPTKQVAGVLQQPLLSHEMKATRAAPTKIEVTIPIPLDMYQNSRASEDISELWDHRGREGIGVDPALGTELGRGVHPEGLAGAGGTDDSPLCTRAPLKEDAGGWERDEDRDIDETSEQHVLSLVGQHVSPGPEMGLCPATAKEALEEHAMEKNKTKDVLRDIPGEALLVETESHEAGEDQRERKQPLGGKEDTEVTPSEVIPKKEAELREGEDSRPLLEAAKLPVELKDEVEDKDVPLEEAVTDTGECRTPKRKPRVPKADQAISHVPLLKGRIDSKDKEGTEAEEKKPKKSSPSTAKPPGDRPSIPPQRHTSSSTAPSKTPSSPASTSKRVSSVTSRPASTGTQETKAKGPEMRVGTKTATPRSAAGQAQRNSSNATRIPAKTPTAPKTPPSSGRKEQKKPPPAAAKSEKAREPKKVAVVRTPPKSPASAKTRVQPSAAPMPDLKNVKSKIGSTENLKHQPGGGKVQIINKKLDFSSVQSRCGSKDNIKHIPGGGSVQIINKKLDFSSVQSRCGSKDNIKHIPGGGSVQIVYKPVDLSHVTSKCGSLGNIHHKPGGGQVEVKSEKLDFKDKVQSKIGSLDNISHVPGGGNKKIETHKLTFRENAKAKTDHGAEIVYKSPTISGDASPRRLSNVSSTGSINMVDSPQLATLADEVSASLAKQGL
- the MAPT gene encoding microtubule-associated protein tau isoform X3, giving the protein MMEDHAASQEKHIPSGYPLQIPVDDGSDEPVSETSDAKSTPTTEDATAPLVEEGDHEDQGGVEQHGEIPEGTTAEEAGIGATPNLEDHAAGDAQGEPSSPQLQPGPQERVGDAVKRESQPTKQVAGVLQQPLLSHEMKATRAAPTKIEVTIPIPLDMYQNSRASEDISELWDHRGREGIGVDPALGTELGRGVHPEGLAGAGGTDDSPLCTRAPLKEDAGGWERDEDRDIDETSEQHVLSLVGQHVSPGPEMGLCPATAKEALEEHAMEKNKTKDVLRDIPGEALLVETESHEAGEDQRERKQPLGGKEDTEVTPSEVIPKKEAELREGEDSRPLLEAAKLPVELKDEVEDKDVPLEEAVTDTGECRTPKRKPRVPKADQAISHVPLLKGRIDSKDKEGTEAEEKKPKKSSPSTAKPPGDRPSIPPQRHTSSSTAPSKTPSSPASTSKRVSSVTSRPASTGTQETKAKGPEMRVGTKTATPRSAAGQAQRNSSNATRIPAKTPTAPKTPPSSGRKEQKKPPPAAAKSEKGEQPKSGDRSGYSSPGSPGTPGSRSRTPSLPTPPAREPKKVAVVRTPPKSPASAKTRVQPSAAPMPDLKNVKSKIGSTENLKHQPGGGKVQIINKKLDFSSVQSRCGSKDNIKHIPGGGSVQIINKKLDFSSVQSRCGSKDNIKHIPGGGSVQIVYKPVDLSHVTSKCGSLGNIHHKPGGGQVEVKSEKLDFKDKVQSKIGSLDNISHVPGGGNKKREKGKEDKTHPQAALSPSPDPAGLQSLVLEPPTPLENQPPALHWAGEGTN
- the MAPT gene encoding microtubule-associated protein tau isoform X13 produces the protein MMEDHAASQEKHIPSGYPLQIPVDDGSDEPVSETSDAKSTPTTEDATAPLVEEGDHEDQGGVEQHGEIPEGTTAEEAGIGATPNLEDHAAGDAQGEPSSPQLQPGPQERVGDAVKRESQPTKQVAGVLQQPLLSHEMKATRAAPTKIEVTIPIPLDMYQNSRASEDISELWDHRGREGIGVDPALGTELGRGVHPEGLAGAGGTDDSPLCTRAPLKEDAGGWERDEDRDIDETSEQHVLSLVGQHVSPGPEMGLCPATAKEALEEHAMEKNKTKDVLRDIPGEALLVETESHEAGEDQRERKQPLGGKEDTEVTPSEVIPKKEAELREGEDSRPLLEAAKLPVELKDEVEDKDVPLEEAVTDTGECRTPKRKPRVPKADQAISHVPLLKGRIDSKDKEGTEAEEKKPKGPEMRVGTKTATPRSAAGQAQRNSSNATRIPAKTPTAPKTPPSSGEQPKSGDRSGYSSPGSPGTPGSRSRTPSLPTPPAREPKKVAVVRTPPKSPASAKTRVQPSAAPMPDLKNVKSKIGSTENLKHQPGGGKVQIVYKPVDLSHVTSKCGSLGNIHHKPGGGQVEVKSEKLDFKDKVQSKIGSLDNISHVPGGGNKKIETHKLTFRENAKAKTDHGAEIVYKSPTISGDASPRRLSNVSSTGSINMVDSPQLATLADEVSASLAKQGL